The following coding sequences lie in one Vanessa atalanta chromosome 1, ilVanAtal1.2, whole genome shotgun sequence genomic window:
- the LOC125066361 gene encoding heat shock factor protein isoform X7 has protein sequence MRSVVEIGASVPAFLGKLWKLVNDSETNHLISWSPGGKTFVIKNQADFARELLPLYYKHNNMASFIRQLNMYGFHKITSVENGGLRYEKDEIEFSHPCFMRGHAYLLEHIKRKIANPKSIVASNESGEKILLKPELMNKVLADVKQMKGKQESLDAKFSAMKQENEALWREVAILRQKHIKQQQIVNNLIQFLMSLVQPTRAPNSSSNNVGVKRPYQLMINSAAHNSTSDGSYPNRLKTMKLDKDVLDDLNEDNMEDGPTIHELAHDDIVQNDASQDSLDPAGFVSVDLANPIISNTHNNTDPTTSTQYHVTMEDGEDTESDRTRLAFPIIHTNGFLRIPDSTPIVTSPSPTMASTSPIGQPAMEQVLNNVIAASASTSKSKMRSTSNKNTSTNNKSLLSPSNFNAMNPSADFKLPAEIFASDDSVSDTGVAVAEDISTLQDSILADQGVSTSKDKMLGGINIKLEKPSEYVKTGKKSKKSKDNMNTCSLNLADIKTELQDDFDWNNMTLATVNNNTNRLQTMYRRDNSQNREEYSSHFGSHSNKNDIDDHLDTMQTDLDSLRELLRGDTYSLDTNTLLGLFGSDDPFYGLSYNTSDDRTKTCNNAEGSQLISYTGNIPDFEDINMPDLEGENSQEPCLSPSPSNTTLNTPQVQVRSPLFTLRP, from the exons ATGCGTTCCGTTGTGGAAATTGGGGCTAGTGTCCCAGCTTTTTTGGGAAAATTATGGAAATTGGTTAATGATTCAGAGACCAATCATTTGATTTCATGGAGTCCT ggtGGGAAAACATTTGTGATAAAAAATCAAGCAGACTTTGCTCGAGAATTATTACCACTATAttacaaacacaacaatatggcAAGCTTTATTCGACAGTTAAATATGTACggatttcataaaataacatctGTAGAAAATGGTGGGCTACGATATGAAAAGGATGAAATTGAATTTTCTCATCCATGCTTTATGAGAGGACATGCTTATCTTTTAGAGCATATTAAGAGAAAAATTGCCAATCCTAAATCAATAGTTGCTAGTAATGAAAGTGGTGAAAAAATTCTTCTAAAGCCAGAGTTAATGAACAAAGTACTAGCAGatgtaaaacaaatgaaaggTAAACAAGAGAGTCTCGATGCAAAGTTCAGTGCAATGAAACAGGAAAATGAAGCATTATGGAGAGAAGTAGCAATTCTGAGACAGAAACATATCAAACAACAGCAAATTGTAAACAAT TTAATACAATTcctgatgtcccttgtgcaacCTACTAGGGCTCCTAATTCAAGCAGTAACAATGTTGGTGTAAAGAGGCCTTatcaattaatgataaatagtGCAGCTCACAATTCTACATCAGATGGTTCATACCCAAATAGATTAAAAACTATGAAACTCGACAAAGATGTTTTGGATGATCTAAATGAAGACAATATG GAGGATGGTCCAACTATTCATGAACTAGCTCATGATGATATTGTACAAAATGATGCTTCACAAGATTCATTAGATCCTGCTGGATTTGTGTCTGTGGACTTGGCTAATCCGATTATTTCCAATACTCACAATAATACTGACCCCACAACATCAACTCAGTACCATGTAACAATGGAAGACGGAGAGGATACTGAATctg ATCGTACAAGATTAGCATTTCCCATAATACATACAAATGGCTTCTTAAGGATACCTGATTCTACACCAATAGTTACATCACCTTCCCCTACAATGGCATCTACATCTCCAATAGGTCAGCCAGCTATGGAGCAGGTGCTTAATAATGTGATTGCAGCATCGGCAAGTACATCTAAATCCAAGATGAGGAGTACAAGTAACAAAAATACATCTACAAACAATAAAAGCCTCCTGTCACCCAGTAATTTTAATGCAATGAATCCATCAGCCGATTTTAAGCTTCCAGCTGAGATATTTGCAAGTGATGATTCCGTGAGTGACACTGGTGTTGCTGTAGCAGAAGATATAAGCACACTTCAAGATTCTATCCTTGCTGATCAAGGTGTCTCCACATCTAAAGATAAAATGCTTGGAGGGATCAATATAAAGTTGGAGAAACCGTCTGAATATGTCAAGACCGGAAAGAAGTCTAAAAAATCAAAGGACAATATGAATACATGCAGTTTAAATCTAGCAGATATCAAGACTGAACTTCAGGATGATTTTGATTGGAATAACATGACATTAGCTACTGTCAACAATAACACAAATAGGTTACAGACAAT GTATAGAAGAGATAACAGTCAAAATAGAGAAGAATATTCTTCTCACTTTGGATCACACTCAAACAA gAATGACATTGATGATCATTTAGATACGATGCAAACAGACTTGGACTCCTTGCGAGAGCTGCTCCGAGGTGACACCTACTCCTTGGACACCAACACATTATTAGGG CTTTTCGGATCTGATGATCCCTTCTATGGGCTATCTTACAATACATCGGACGACCGGACTAAAACTTGCAACAATG CTGAGGGGAGTCAGCTAATATCGTATACAGGAAATATTCCAGACTTTGAGGATATTAATATGCCTGATTTGGAAGGCGAGAATTCTCAGGAGCCCTGTTTGTCTCCGAGCCCGAGCAATACGACACTCAACACGCCTCAAGTGCAAGTTCGATCTCCACTCTTCACTCTAAGACCATGA
- the LOC125066361 gene encoding heat shock factor protein 1 isoform X6 yields MRSVVEIGASVPAFLGKLWKLVNDSETNHLISWSPGGKTFVIKNQADFARELLPLYYKHNNMASFIRQLNMYGFHKITSVENGGLRYEKDEIEFSHPCFMRGHAYLLEHIKRKIANPKSIVASNESGEKILLKPELMNKVLADVKQMKGKQESLDAKFSAMKQENEALWREVAILRQKHIKQQQIVNNLIQFLMSLVQPTRAPNSSSNNVGVKRPYQLMINSAAHNSTSDGSYPNRLKTMKLDKDVLDDLNEDNMEDGPTIHELAHDDIVQNDASQDSLDPAGFVSVDLANPIISNTHNNTDPTTSTQYHVTMEDGEDTESGQPAMEQVLNNVIAASASTSKSKMRSTSNKNTSTNNKSLLSPSNFNAMNPSADFKLPAEIFASDDSVSDTGVAVAEDISTLQDSILADQGVSTSKDKMLGGINIKLEKPSEYVKTGKKSKKSKDNMNTCSLNLADIKTELQDDFDWNNMTLATVNNNTNRLQTMYRRDNSQNREEYSSHFGSHSNKNDIDDHLDTMQTDLDSLRELLRGDTYSLDTNTLLGIDESVGPTGSHRTKPNLFGSDDPFYGLSYNTSDDRTKTCNNAKKLKGDISNVSSDDTRAMSPFTEDDAEGSQLISYTGNIPDFEDINMPDLEGENSQEPCLSPSPSNTTLNTPQVQVRSPLFTLRP; encoded by the exons ATGCGTTCCGTTGTGGAAATTGGGGCTAGTGTCCCAGCTTTTTTGGGAAAATTATGGAAATTGGTTAATGATTCAGAGACCAATCATTTGATTTCATGGAGTCCT ggtGGGAAAACATTTGTGATAAAAAATCAAGCAGACTTTGCTCGAGAATTATTACCACTATAttacaaacacaacaatatggcAAGCTTTATTCGACAGTTAAATATGTACggatttcataaaataacatctGTAGAAAATGGTGGGCTACGATATGAAAAGGATGAAATTGAATTTTCTCATCCATGCTTTATGAGAGGACATGCTTATCTTTTAGAGCATATTAAGAGAAAAATTGCCAATCCTAAATCAATAGTTGCTAGTAATGAAAGTGGTGAAAAAATTCTTCTAAAGCCAGAGTTAATGAACAAAGTACTAGCAGatgtaaaacaaatgaaaggTAAACAAGAGAGTCTCGATGCAAAGTTCAGTGCAATGAAACAGGAAAATGAAGCATTATGGAGAGAAGTAGCAATTCTGAGACAGAAACATATCAAACAACAGCAAATTGTAAACAAT TTAATACAATTcctgatgtcccttgtgcaacCTACTAGGGCTCCTAATTCAAGCAGTAACAATGTTGGTGTAAAGAGGCCTTatcaattaatgataaatagtGCAGCTCACAATTCTACATCAGATGGTTCATACCCAAATAGATTAAAAACTATGAAACTCGACAAAGATGTTTTGGATGATCTAAATGAAGACAATATG GAGGATGGTCCAACTATTCATGAACTAGCTCATGATGATATTGTACAAAATGATGCTTCACAAGATTCATTAGATCCTGCTGGATTTGTGTCTGTGGACTTGGCTAATCCGATTATTTCCAATACTCACAATAATACTGACCCCACAACATCAACTCAGTACCATGTAACAATGGAAGACGGAGAGGATACTGAATctg GTCAGCCAGCTATGGAGCAGGTGCTTAATAATGTGATTGCAGCATCGGCAAGTACATCTAAATCCAAGATGAGGAGTACAAGTAACAAAAATACATCTACAAACAATAAAAGCCTCCTGTCACCCAGTAATTTTAATGCAATGAATCCATCAGCCGATTTTAAGCTTCCAGCTGAGATATTTGCAAGTGATGATTCCGTGAGTGACACTGGTGTTGCTGTAGCAGAAGATATAAGCACACTTCAAGATTCTATCCTTGCTGATCAAGGTGTCTCCACATCTAAAGATAAAATGCTTGGAGGGATCAATATAAAGTTGGAGAAACCGTCTGAATATGTCAAGACCGGAAAGAAGTCTAAAAAATCAAAGGACAATATGAATACATGCAGTTTAAATCTAGCAGATATCAAGACTGAACTTCAGGATGATTTTGATTGGAATAACATGACATTAGCTACTGTCAACAATAACACAAATAGGTTACAGACAAT GTATAGAAGAGATAACAGTCAAAATAGAGAAGAATATTCTTCTCACTTTGGATCACACTCAAACAA gAATGACATTGATGATCATTTAGATACGATGCAAACAGACTTGGACTCCTTGCGAGAGCTGCTCCGAGGTGACACCTACTCCTTGGACACCAACACATTATTAGGG ATTGATGAAAGCGTAGGACCTACAGGTTCTCACCGTACAAAaccaaat CTTTTCGGATCTGATGATCCCTTCTATGGGCTATCTTACAATACATCGGACGACCGGACTAAAACTTGCAACAATG caAAGAAGCTGAAAGGTGATATTTCAAATGTAAGCAGTGACGACACTCGCGCGATGAGCCCGTTCACTGAGGACGAtg CTGAGGGGAGTCAGCTAATATCGTATACAGGAAATATTCCAGACTTTGAGGATATTAATATGCCTGATTTGGAAGGCGAGAATTCTCAGGAGCCCTGTTTGTCTCCGAGCCCGAGCAATACGACACTCAACACGCCTCAAGTGCAAGTTCGATCTCCACTCTTCACTCTAAGACCATGA
- the LOC125066361 gene encoding heat shock factor protein isoform X3 — protein MRSVVEIGASVPAFLGKLWKLVNDSETNHLISWSPGGKTFVIKNQADFARELLPLYYKHNNMASFIRQLNMYGFHKITSVENGGLRYEKDEIEFSHPCFMRGHAYLLEHIKRKIANPKSIVASNESGEKILLKPELMNKVLADVKQMKGKQESLDAKFSAMKQENEALWREVAILRQKHIKQQQIVNNLIQFLMSLVQPTRAPNSSSNNVGVKRPYQLMINSAAHNSTSDGSYPNRLKTMKLDKDVLDDLNEDNMEDGPTIHELAHDDIVQNDASQDSLDPAGFVSVDLANPIISNTHNNTDPTTSTQYHVTMEDGEDTESDRTRLAFPIIHTNGFLRIPDSTPIVTSPSPTMASTSPIGQPAMEQVLNNVIAASASTSKSKMRSTSNKNTSTNNKSLLSPSNFNAMNPSADFKLPAEIFASDDSVSDTGVAVAEDISTLQDSILADQGVSTSKDKMLGGINIKLEKPSEYVKTGKKSKKSKDNMNTCSLNLADIKTELQDDFDWNNMTLATVNNNTNRLQTMNDIDDHLDTMQTDLDSLRELLRGDTYSLDTNTLLGIDESVGPTGSHRTKPNLFGSDDPFYGLSYNTSDDRTKTCNNAKKLKGDISNVSSDDTRAMSPFTEDDAEGSQLISYTGNIPDFEDINMPDLEGENSQEPCLSPSPSNTTLNTPQVQVRSPLFTLRP, from the exons ATGCGTTCCGTTGTGGAAATTGGGGCTAGTGTCCCAGCTTTTTTGGGAAAATTATGGAAATTGGTTAATGATTCAGAGACCAATCATTTGATTTCATGGAGTCCT ggtGGGAAAACATTTGTGATAAAAAATCAAGCAGACTTTGCTCGAGAATTATTACCACTATAttacaaacacaacaatatggcAAGCTTTATTCGACAGTTAAATATGTACggatttcataaaataacatctGTAGAAAATGGTGGGCTACGATATGAAAAGGATGAAATTGAATTTTCTCATCCATGCTTTATGAGAGGACATGCTTATCTTTTAGAGCATATTAAGAGAAAAATTGCCAATCCTAAATCAATAGTTGCTAGTAATGAAAGTGGTGAAAAAATTCTTCTAAAGCCAGAGTTAATGAACAAAGTACTAGCAGatgtaaaacaaatgaaaggTAAACAAGAGAGTCTCGATGCAAAGTTCAGTGCAATGAAACAGGAAAATGAAGCATTATGGAGAGAAGTAGCAATTCTGAGACAGAAACATATCAAACAACAGCAAATTGTAAACAAT TTAATACAATTcctgatgtcccttgtgcaacCTACTAGGGCTCCTAATTCAAGCAGTAACAATGTTGGTGTAAAGAGGCCTTatcaattaatgataaatagtGCAGCTCACAATTCTACATCAGATGGTTCATACCCAAATAGATTAAAAACTATGAAACTCGACAAAGATGTTTTGGATGATCTAAATGAAGACAATATG GAGGATGGTCCAACTATTCATGAACTAGCTCATGATGATATTGTACAAAATGATGCTTCACAAGATTCATTAGATCCTGCTGGATTTGTGTCTGTGGACTTGGCTAATCCGATTATTTCCAATACTCACAATAATACTGACCCCACAACATCAACTCAGTACCATGTAACAATGGAAGACGGAGAGGATACTGAATctg ATCGTACAAGATTAGCATTTCCCATAATACATACAAATGGCTTCTTAAGGATACCTGATTCTACACCAATAGTTACATCACCTTCCCCTACAATGGCATCTACATCTCCAATAGGTCAGCCAGCTATGGAGCAGGTGCTTAATAATGTGATTGCAGCATCGGCAAGTACATCTAAATCCAAGATGAGGAGTACAAGTAACAAAAATACATCTACAAACAATAAAAGCCTCCTGTCACCCAGTAATTTTAATGCAATGAATCCATCAGCCGATTTTAAGCTTCCAGCTGAGATATTTGCAAGTGATGATTCCGTGAGTGACACTGGTGTTGCTGTAGCAGAAGATATAAGCACACTTCAAGATTCTATCCTTGCTGATCAAGGTGTCTCCACATCTAAAGATAAAATGCTTGGAGGGATCAATATAAAGTTGGAGAAACCGTCTGAATATGTCAAGACCGGAAAGAAGTCTAAAAAATCAAAGGACAATATGAATACATGCAGTTTAAATCTAGCAGATATCAAGACTGAACTTCAGGATGATTTTGATTGGAATAACATGACATTAGCTACTGTCAACAATAACACAAATAGGTTACAGACAAT gAATGACATTGATGATCATTTAGATACGATGCAAACAGACTTGGACTCCTTGCGAGAGCTGCTCCGAGGTGACACCTACTCCTTGGACACCAACACATTATTAGGG ATTGATGAAAGCGTAGGACCTACAGGTTCTCACCGTACAAAaccaaat CTTTTCGGATCTGATGATCCCTTCTATGGGCTATCTTACAATACATCGGACGACCGGACTAAAACTTGCAACAATG caAAGAAGCTGAAAGGTGATATTTCAAATGTAAGCAGTGACGACACTCGCGCGATGAGCCCGTTCACTGAGGACGAtg CTGAGGGGAGTCAGCTAATATCGTATACAGGAAATATTCCAGACTTTGAGGATATTAATATGCCTGATTTGGAAGGCGAGAATTCTCAGGAGCCCTGTTTGTCTCCGAGCCCGAGCAATACGACACTCAACACGCCTCAAGTGCAAGTTCGATCTCCACTCTTCACTCTAAGACCATGA
- the LOC125066361 gene encoding heat shock factor protein isoform X10: MRSVVEIGASVPAFLGKLWKLVNDSETNHLISWSPGGKTFVIKNQADFARELLPLYYKHNNMASFIRQLNMYGFHKITSVENGGLRYEKDEIEFSHPCFMRGHAYLLEHIKRKIANPKSIVASNESGEKILLKPELMNKVLADVKQMKGKQESLDAKFSAMKQENEALWREVAILRQKHIKQQQIVNNLIQFLMSLVQPTRAPNSSSNNVGVKRPYQLMINSAAHNSTSDGSYPNRLKTMKLDKDVLDDLNEDNMEDGPTIHELAHDDIVQNDASQDSLDPAGFVSVDLANPIISNTHNNTDPTTSTQYHVTMEDGEDTESDRTRLAFPIIHTNGFLRIPDSTPIVTSPSPTMASTSPIGQPAMEQVLNNVIAASASTSKSKMRSTSNKNTSTNNKSLLSPSNFNAMNPSADFKLPAEIFASDDSVSDTGVAVAEDISTLQDSILADQGVSTSKDKMLGGINIKLEKPSEYVKTGKKSKKSKDNMNTCSLNLADIKTELQDDFDWNNMTLATVNNNTNRLQTMYRRDNSQNREEYSSHFGSHSNKNDIDDHLDTMQTDLDSLRELLRGDTYSLDTNTLLGLFGSDDPFYGLSYNTSDDRTKTCNNDTTKQYPMIDFDWLIGSSDTTPAK, from the exons ATGCGTTCCGTTGTGGAAATTGGGGCTAGTGTCCCAGCTTTTTTGGGAAAATTATGGAAATTGGTTAATGATTCAGAGACCAATCATTTGATTTCATGGAGTCCT ggtGGGAAAACATTTGTGATAAAAAATCAAGCAGACTTTGCTCGAGAATTATTACCACTATAttacaaacacaacaatatggcAAGCTTTATTCGACAGTTAAATATGTACggatttcataaaataacatctGTAGAAAATGGTGGGCTACGATATGAAAAGGATGAAATTGAATTTTCTCATCCATGCTTTATGAGAGGACATGCTTATCTTTTAGAGCATATTAAGAGAAAAATTGCCAATCCTAAATCAATAGTTGCTAGTAATGAAAGTGGTGAAAAAATTCTTCTAAAGCCAGAGTTAATGAACAAAGTACTAGCAGatgtaaaacaaatgaaaggTAAACAAGAGAGTCTCGATGCAAAGTTCAGTGCAATGAAACAGGAAAATGAAGCATTATGGAGAGAAGTAGCAATTCTGAGACAGAAACATATCAAACAACAGCAAATTGTAAACAAT TTAATACAATTcctgatgtcccttgtgcaacCTACTAGGGCTCCTAATTCAAGCAGTAACAATGTTGGTGTAAAGAGGCCTTatcaattaatgataaatagtGCAGCTCACAATTCTACATCAGATGGTTCATACCCAAATAGATTAAAAACTATGAAACTCGACAAAGATGTTTTGGATGATCTAAATGAAGACAATATG GAGGATGGTCCAACTATTCATGAACTAGCTCATGATGATATTGTACAAAATGATGCTTCACAAGATTCATTAGATCCTGCTGGATTTGTGTCTGTGGACTTGGCTAATCCGATTATTTCCAATACTCACAATAATACTGACCCCACAACATCAACTCAGTACCATGTAACAATGGAAGACGGAGAGGATACTGAATctg ATCGTACAAGATTAGCATTTCCCATAATACATACAAATGGCTTCTTAAGGATACCTGATTCTACACCAATAGTTACATCACCTTCCCCTACAATGGCATCTACATCTCCAATAGGTCAGCCAGCTATGGAGCAGGTGCTTAATAATGTGATTGCAGCATCGGCAAGTACATCTAAATCCAAGATGAGGAGTACAAGTAACAAAAATACATCTACAAACAATAAAAGCCTCCTGTCACCCAGTAATTTTAATGCAATGAATCCATCAGCCGATTTTAAGCTTCCAGCTGAGATATTTGCAAGTGATGATTCCGTGAGTGACACTGGTGTTGCTGTAGCAGAAGATATAAGCACACTTCAAGATTCTATCCTTGCTGATCAAGGTGTCTCCACATCTAAAGATAAAATGCTTGGAGGGATCAATATAAAGTTGGAGAAACCGTCTGAATATGTCAAGACCGGAAAGAAGTCTAAAAAATCAAAGGACAATATGAATACATGCAGTTTAAATCTAGCAGATATCAAGACTGAACTTCAGGATGATTTTGATTGGAATAACATGACATTAGCTACTGTCAACAATAACACAAATAGGTTACAGACAAT GTATAGAAGAGATAACAGTCAAAATAGAGAAGAATATTCTTCTCACTTTGGATCACACTCAAACAA gAATGACATTGATGATCATTTAGATACGATGCAAACAGACTTGGACTCCTTGCGAGAGCTGCTCCGAGGTGACACCTACTCCTTGGACACCAACACATTATTAGGG CTTTTCGGATCTGATGATCCCTTCTATGGGCTATCTTACAATACATCGGACGACCGGACTAAAACTTGCAACAATG ATACAACAAAACAGTATCCGATGATTGATTTTGATTGGCTGATCGGTAGCAGCGATACAACGCCAGCAAAGTAA
- the LOC125066361 gene encoding heat shock factor protein isoform X1 — translation MRSVVEIGASVPAFLGKLWKLVNDSETNHLISWSPGGKTFVIKNQADFARELLPLYYKHNNMASFIRQLNMYGFHKITSVENGGLRYEKDEIEFSHPCFMRGHAYLLEHIKRKIANPKSIVASNESGEKILLKPELMNKVLADVKQMKGKQESLDAKFSAMKQENEALWREVAILRQKHIKQQQIVNNLIQFLMSLVQPTRAPNSSSNNVGVKRPYQLMINSAAHNSTSDGSYPNRLKTMKLDKDVLDDLNEDNMEDGPTIHELAHDDIVQNDASQDSLDPAGFVSVDLANPIISNTHNNTDPTTSTQYHVTMEDGEDTESDRTRLAFPIIHTNGFLRIPDSTPIVTSPSPTMASTSPIGQPAMEQVLNNVIAASASTSKSKMRSTSNKNTSTNNKSLLSPSNFNAMNPSADFKLPAEIFASDDSVSDTGVAVAEDISTLQDSILADQGVSTSKDKMLGGINIKLEKPSEYVKTGKKSKKSKDNMNTCSLNLADIKTELQDDFDWNNMTLATVNNNTNRLQTMYRRDNSQNREEYSSHFGSHSNKNDIDDHLDTMQTDLDSLRELLRGDTYSLDTNTLLGIDESVGPTGSHRTKPNLFGSDDPFYGLSYNTSDDRTKTCNNAKKLKGDISNVSSDDTRAMSPFTEDDAEGSQLISYTGNIPDFEDINMPDLEGENSQEPCLSPSPSNTTLNTPQVQVRSPLFTLRP, via the exons ATGCGTTCCGTTGTGGAAATTGGGGCTAGTGTCCCAGCTTTTTTGGGAAAATTATGGAAATTGGTTAATGATTCAGAGACCAATCATTTGATTTCATGGAGTCCT ggtGGGAAAACATTTGTGATAAAAAATCAAGCAGACTTTGCTCGAGAATTATTACCACTATAttacaaacacaacaatatggcAAGCTTTATTCGACAGTTAAATATGTACggatttcataaaataacatctGTAGAAAATGGTGGGCTACGATATGAAAAGGATGAAATTGAATTTTCTCATCCATGCTTTATGAGAGGACATGCTTATCTTTTAGAGCATATTAAGAGAAAAATTGCCAATCCTAAATCAATAGTTGCTAGTAATGAAAGTGGTGAAAAAATTCTTCTAAAGCCAGAGTTAATGAACAAAGTACTAGCAGatgtaaaacaaatgaaaggTAAACAAGAGAGTCTCGATGCAAAGTTCAGTGCAATGAAACAGGAAAATGAAGCATTATGGAGAGAAGTAGCAATTCTGAGACAGAAACATATCAAACAACAGCAAATTGTAAACAAT TTAATACAATTcctgatgtcccttgtgcaacCTACTAGGGCTCCTAATTCAAGCAGTAACAATGTTGGTGTAAAGAGGCCTTatcaattaatgataaatagtGCAGCTCACAATTCTACATCAGATGGTTCATACCCAAATAGATTAAAAACTATGAAACTCGACAAAGATGTTTTGGATGATCTAAATGAAGACAATATG GAGGATGGTCCAACTATTCATGAACTAGCTCATGATGATATTGTACAAAATGATGCTTCACAAGATTCATTAGATCCTGCTGGATTTGTGTCTGTGGACTTGGCTAATCCGATTATTTCCAATACTCACAATAATACTGACCCCACAACATCAACTCAGTACCATGTAACAATGGAAGACGGAGAGGATACTGAATctg ATCGTACAAGATTAGCATTTCCCATAATACATACAAATGGCTTCTTAAGGATACCTGATTCTACACCAATAGTTACATCACCTTCCCCTACAATGGCATCTACATCTCCAATAGGTCAGCCAGCTATGGAGCAGGTGCTTAATAATGTGATTGCAGCATCGGCAAGTACATCTAAATCCAAGATGAGGAGTACAAGTAACAAAAATACATCTACAAACAATAAAAGCCTCCTGTCACCCAGTAATTTTAATGCAATGAATCCATCAGCCGATTTTAAGCTTCCAGCTGAGATATTTGCAAGTGATGATTCCGTGAGTGACACTGGTGTTGCTGTAGCAGAAGATATAAGCACACTTCAAGATTCTATCCTTGCTGATCAAGGTGTCTCCACATCTAAAGATAAAATGCTTGGAGGGATCAATATAAAGTTGGAGAAACCGTCTGAATATGTCAAGACCGGAAAGAAGTCTAAAAAATCAAAGGACAATATGAATACATGCAGTTTAAATCTAGCAGATATCAAGACTGAACTTCAGGATGATTTTGATTGGAATAACATGACATTAGCTACTGTCAACAATAACACAAATAGGTTACAGACAAT GTATAGAAGAGATAACAGTCAAAATAGAGAAGAATATTCTTCTCACTTTGGATCACACTCAAACAA gAATGACATTGATGATCATTTAGATACGATGCAAACAGACTTGGACTCCTTGCGAGAGCTGCTCCGAGGTGACACCTACTCCTTGGACACCAACACATTATTAGGG ATTGATGAAAGCGTAGGACCTACAGGTTCTCACCGTACAAAaccaaat CTTTTCGGATCTGATGATCCCTTCTATGGGCTATCTTACAATACATCGGACGACCGGACTAAAACTTGCAACAATG caAAGAAGCTGAAAGGTGATATTTCAAATGTAAGCAGTGACGACACTCGCGCGATGAGCCCGTTCACTGAGGACGAtg CTGAGGGGAGTCAGCTAATATCGTATACAGGAAATATTCCAGACTTTGAGGATATTAATATGCCTGATTTGGAAGGCGAGAATTCTCAGGAGCCCTGTTTGTCTCCGAGCCCGAGCAATACGACACTCAACACGCCTCAAGTGCAAGTTCGATCTCCACTCTTCACTCTAAGACCATGA